The Cupriavidus necator DNA window CTTGCCGCTGTCGGCCTTGTGCTGGTGCTCGTGGTGCCCGAAATGGGCCTTGGCCGAAGCCGCCACCTCATGCCGGCAATACGCAGCGGCTCCCGCCCAGGCGAACTGGAGCGGCAGGACGAGCGCAAGAAGGATGAGGATGAGCCGTTGCATAGGGGAAGTGGCAGCTGCCCTGGCCGCCGAGCATCAGGCGCCGGGGAAGTGCAGCGAGCCGCAAGTTTAACCGAGCCGCACCGGGCATTCCGGCGACGGGGTCATTACATTTGCGTCATGCCACGGGTCATTTCCGCCCTCGCCCATTAATTCAATTTTTTTGAATAACTTGTCCGGCAACTGACCTGCTTCCGTATCGATGGCGCTCCTATAGTTCTGTACATGAACGGCACGCACACAACGCAAAGCCTTCTGACAAATTCAACGAGCTTAAGGAGAACCATCATGACCAAGACCACCCGCCTCGCTACCGCCCTGCTCCTGTCGCTGGCCGCCCTGGGCGCCGCGCAAGCCGCCACCGCCGCCGAACAAGTGCCCGGCGACAAGTACGGCTACAGCTTCCGCAGCACCGTGCCCGGCGACAAGTATGGTTATGAGTTCCGCAGCCATGATGTGTTCACGGAAGGCGCCCGCGTCGGCAAGGCCGATCCGTTTGTCGACGGCGCACGCACGCTGGCCGGGCTGGACCGCAGCGGCGTGTCGGCCGCCCCAGCGCGCAGCTTCGACACCTATTCCGAAGGTAGCCGTGCCGGCAAGTTCGATCCCTATGGGGAAGGCGCGCGCGCCTGAGCGATACCGGCACCCGGCCAGCAAGAAGGCCAGCGAATCCGCTGGCCTTTTGTCATTCGTCGCGCCCCAGCCTGTGCATGGCCTCGCGCAGGGTCCGCATCTGGGCGCTGAAGCTGGTGCAGGCGTCGCAGATCGCCAGGTGGGAGCGCATGCGCAGCCGCTCGCCCCATGACAGCGGCCGGTCCAGGCCCTTCATGGTGAGGTGGTGGATCTCTTCGCAGTTCGGCAGCAGGCGGCGGGAAGGGCGGGAATCTGGCATGTTGCTCAGTGGCTTATCCGTTGCATGGGCGGGGGGCCGGGATCAACCGGCCTTGCCGGGCCGGCCGCGCTGGCCGAACCAGTGCAGTTCCAGGCATTCGCGCAGGCGCATGCGGGCGCGGTACAGCATCGCCCAGGCATTGGTCGCGCTGATCTGCAAATGCTGACAGATTTCTTCGGTGTCCAGCTCCAGCCACTCGCGCATCATGAAGATCCGGCCGGTGCGCTCCGGCAGGCGGTCAACGCACAGCTGCAGGATCTCGAAGAACTCGCGGCGCTCAAAGGCGCGTTCCGGGTTGCCCCAGTCGGATGGCGGGTCCTGGTAGTGGCCGTTGCGCGTGAACAGCGCGTCGAAGGCATCGTCGTCGGATTGCCGCTGGCCTTCGGCATCGGTGGCCAGCGCCAGCCTGACCTCACGCTTGCCGCTGCGCAGGGTGTCGATGATCTTGTGCTTGAGGATACCAACCAGGTAGGTGCGCAGCGTTGACTGGCCGGCGAAGCGCTCAGGGTGCTCCAGCGCCGCCAGCAGTGTTTCCGAGACGGCATCCTCGGCCAGTGCCTGGTCGCGCAGCTGCAGGCGGGCAAAGCGCAGCAGGTAGGGGCGTATGGCCTGGAGTTCGGCGGGGTCGAGACTCATCGGGGATCGGGGCGCGGTTGCCTGGACGGATGGCCCATGATACCCGCGCCTTACCCGATCCCGTGGGATTGCCCGCCGACCGCGCGTCAGCGCCCGCCGGCGATACGCATCGGTCGGCCATTGGGGTCTCTCAGGAATTCGTTCGCGGTATAGCGATGCTCCTGCTTTTCGCCCATGACGAATACATACAGGTTGACGCTCGCCCAACTGCAGGCGAGCCCTTCGCTGGCAAGCACGCTGAGGCAGTTGTGCAGGTTTTCCCGCGTGGGCTTGTAGTGGCCGCTGTTGTTGTCGATCACGCGCAGCGAGCCATTCCTGATGGTCAGCGTACCTGCGCAAATAACATCATTGCCCGCGTTGAACGACGAGTGGTTGAAGAACATGGCGTCATCCAGCGGATCTGCATCTTTAATGAACAAGGAGCCGTACTTGTCCATCGCATAGGCTGTCACCTTGACCGCATGTGTCGTGATGCGCTGGTTATTTACGTCGTACAGAAGTCCGTCGTCTCCGACGATCGCCATATACCGCATGCGTTCGCTCTTTGTCAGATAGTTGACATCGCCTGTGACAAGGTTCTCCCGACCGATGGCATCGAGCAGCTGAAAATCCTCCAGCGTCAGTGCGTGCACATCTTTGCTGGCAATCGCCTCGGCCTCTGCGCGCCGTTGCGGGTTGGCCGGCATCATCTGCGAGAGATTCTTGTGCGTCAGATGGACACCGCTGCCCGAGATCGCCTGGACCTTGCCCGACTGGAGATAGGACAGACGCTCGTTCTGATAGTCCGCGCCCATCGGCCTGAGTTCGCGCACGTAGGGCGAGCGGTCACCGTGGTTGACACCGGAACCGAGCACCAGCAGCTTGCGCCGGTCGAATTTCATCCGCCCGCGCAAGTCCGGGGTGAGAATACCCAGCTGGGTCAGGCGCGCATAGAGTTCCTGCAACGCTTCGCTGCCGAGATTCGTGATTGCACGACGGCGCGTGACGAACAGAGCATTGATCTTTTCAGCGCCGCCAACCAAGCCCTGACGGCTTTCCGGCTTGCCGCGCTTGAGCTTCAGCCAGCCGATGCACGCCGTCACGATCGCGTTCAGGCTGGCGATCTCCCGCCGTGCGTCCCGTGCGCCGTTCATCTCTCGCCAATAGTCTTCCAGCGCGCAATCGACCGCGCGGATATTGCTGCCACGTGCCAGGAACTTCCAGTCCCTGGCGGTGGCGGCGATGAACGTCTGGTATTGGGTCCTCAGCATGTTCCAGCTCCCCTTGTCCACTTGATGTCAGAAAATGCCCGGGCTCGGATGCCGTGCCAGCTAGTTGTCCAGCAGCGCCAGATACCGCCCGATATCCCCGTCCTCACGCAGGATGTCCTGCATCAGATCCGCCAGTGGCATCTGCCCCCAGCGCACCGCGCGCCGCAGCAGGTATGGCGTGGGGCTGTGCGGCTCATGGCGCGCCAGGTAGTCGGCCACATCCCGGATCAGCTGGTAGGCATGCGCACGGTCCTCGATGCGGCCGTGCGCCAGCATGGCGGTCTGCCCCGGCCCCGCGGCGGGCAAGACCGGCATCGGCTCGGGATCGTCCACGGGATCGTTGTTACCGGCCGGCCCCGTGGCGGCGGGTTCGCCACGGTGAGCGCTGCCTGCTTCGTCCCCGCGCAGCGCCGCCACCGCCCGCACCAGCCGCGCCAGCGTGTCGGTTACGCGCGCCAGGCTCGGCGCTTGCGCCCCCAGCAGCGCGTCGATGCGCCGGTCAAACCCAGCCCATTCGGCGCTGGCGCCGTGCAGGTCGCGCCACAACGCATCCAATCGGGCCCGGTCGGGCGCGTGATGCGCGCGCTGCAGCAGCGCCTCGCGGCCCAGGCTGTCGTAGTCATCGACCGGCGCCAGGCTGCGTTCCCACAGGTCCAGCGTGATGTGCAGGGGTTTCTCGTCGGCCAGCGACAACAGCGGGACATGCAGCGCCAGCACCGCTGGCAAGGTCTCGTTGAGCCATGCGATCGGGGCGCAGCGTGCCTCCGCATCGCCGGCTTCCATGCGCGGCCAGGCGCTTTCCCAATACGCGTCCGCCAACGCCCCCAGCAAGCGCACCCCGGCGCAAAAGCCGGCCGCGCCGTGCAGATGGATCCACGCCTCGCACAGCCATGCCGCCAGCTGGAAGTCCTTGCTGCGCGTGGCCAGCGCCTCGCTGGCGAGCGCGGCCACGCGTTTCCAGTCAGCCTTGACCAGCGGGCGCTCCCATTCCCGCATCGGCAAGGACTCGTCGTCGTGCTGGCGCGCTTCGGCGATGGCGCGATAGACCGCGTCGTAGCGCAGCGAAGCGCCCGCGGGATCGTCGCCCGGCACCGGCGCAAGCAGTGCCTGCGCGTCCGGGATGCGGTCTTGCGTTGGCGTCGTCATAGGTTGGTCCATTCAGGAGCCCGGGTGGGAAAGCTTTGCGGCCACGGCAGCGGCATCTTCCTGCCCGCGGCCGTCAGCACCAGACGCAGGAACACACGGCCGCGCACCGGCCTGGGCGCCGCCGTGAAATCCGGCGCGGCGCTGCCCAGCGGAAAGTCGAAGCGCAGCAGTTGCGCCGTGCTGTCGGCGCGCCCGCCCGGATCCGCGATGCGATGGCGCGCAATGAACGACAGCAGCGACCACGGGTCGGCAAAGCGCCAGGTCATGGTCTTGCCGTCGGCGGCCAGCGCGCGCTGTTCGGCGTCAGGCAACGCGACCATCGGTGAGTCCTTGGCAAAGCGCAGCGTCAGCGTCACCGGACTGCCGTAGTCCCAGTGCAGCGAGCGCGGCGCATCGCGCATCGACAGGCTCTGCGCGCCGATCGTCAGGGTCCAGTCGATGATCTGGTTGCCGGCCAGTTCCGCGCCGCGGTTGACGCGGAACTCCGCGCTCACGTCATAGCCCGCGGGCGCGCCCTCCTCGACCGGATACAGTGGCGCGAGCAGGGTCCTGACCTGGTCGAAGCTGTCGATGAACTGGTGCACCGGCACGCCGGACGCGATATTCCTGAGCGGCCCGTCGCCACGCGCGGCCCGGTACGTCGCCGAGAGCGGTTCATAGCGCTTGAGCACCCGGCCAAGCTCGGCATAGTCCGCCGTGCGCACCTCGCCGGCGTTGGCGGCGCCGCCAAACGGCGCGCGCCCGGCCAGCCGTTCATTGAACGTGGCCGAGAACCCGTCCCACTGCCGCTGCAGGTCGGCAAAATAGCCTTGCGCACAGCGCGCGAGCAGGCCGTCGTACAGGCGCACGTGCAGCGCGGCAAAGTAGTCATCCCCGCCGGCAGGCCGCGCCGCAAAGCGCGCCAGGCACACGCCCTGGCCGGACTCGGCCGCCGCGGCCTGCACGAACTGCTCCAGCATCAGCAGCCGGCTGTTCGGGTTCTTGAGCCGATAGCGTTCCAGATCGCGGTTCAGCGCCTGCCAGCGCAATGCCAGGCCGGAGCCGGCGTCGGCGGGCGAGAGCGCGGCAAGATACACCGCGGCCTCGCGGCCCAGGGCCTGCGCACGCGCCGACTGCTGGTCCAGGTACGGCCCCAGCGCCGCCGCGTCGTTCAGCCCGAACGCCGTCAGCAGCGGCGAGCGCGGCGCACGGGCCCCGTCGCCGGCGCTGCCCTGCCGGATCGCGTACAGCTCGGACTGCTGCAGCAGCTCGTCCACCGCGCGCAGCCGTGCCAGCGCATCGCGCGAAACCAGCGCATCGAGGTCATCCACGCGCGACATGGCATGCATCTCGCCCAGCATGGTCTTGATGCGCGCGATTCGGCCCAGTGCAGCCTCGAAGCCGGCGCTGCCGCCATCGGCCTGCAGCGGCGCCATGATTGCCGCGGTCGCGACCTGGTCGGTCACCAGCCGCGCAAACTGCTGGTCCACGCTTTGCGCAATCGCATCGCGCCAGGGGCCTGGCAGGCCCGTCAGCCCCTCGTCAAGAAAGCGCTTGCGCATGTCGCCCAGGGCGATGGCCTGGTCAAGCTGCTGGCGATCCCACAGCACCGCCGACCCGGCCGGCACCGACGGCAGCGCCAGGTCGCGCGGCGGCGCCATGAACGGCTGGTTCAGCAGGGCGGCGAGCCGGTCGCGCAAGGCCAGCCGCTCGGGCGTGACCACGAAGCGGCCGTCCTTGTCCTGCCACGCGATCCCGCTGTCGGGTCCGCTGAAGCGCTGCGCCAGCTCGCCGGTGAAGGCCTGGAAGCCGCTTTCAGCGCGTGCGCGCGCGGCTGCCACCAGGTCTTCGCCGAGCAGCCGGTTCTGCGCGGCCTGCGCCAGCGTGCGCGCGTAGACGGTGCCCGCGGCGAACTGGGGCTGCCTGATCCAGCCGCCCTTGCCGGACGCCAGCAGTTCCTGCTGCGTGCCGATCGCCGCGACAATGCCGCGGTAGTCGGCCAGGACCCGGTTGACGCCACTGCCGGCATTGGCCCCGCCGGCCAGTTCATCGAGGCTGGACCTGACGGCGCGCTCGGCCACCAGCAGCGGGTTGTTGTTGAAAAGCCGCTCGTCGAGCTGGCGCGCGCCCTTGTCGAAGGTGCAGCGCAAGGGCGGCACCAGCGCGGTCAGTGCCCTGCCGCCGGTTGCCAGGCTTGCGGCACCACGCCCCTTGCCAGGGTCGCGCTGGAAATACGGCAGGCTGCCCGAGACCTCGCCCTGCAACTCCGCCCCCAGCGCATAGCGCACCACCAGCCGCAGCGCATCGGCGTTGGCAGGCTGCGGCGTTTCCAGCCGGTGCAGCGCTTGCAGCGCAGCGTCGAACTGGTCGACCGCGGCAACGTACTGCTGCAGCGCGCGCATCTCCGGCATGTCTTCCAGCGCCAGGCTGCGTGGCGGCAGGGCCTCGCCCCGTGCGCCCGGCGGCGCCAGGCAGCTGTCGCCGATGATCAGCTGGCCGGTGCTCGGGTCGCGCCCCACGCCTGTCAGCGTGTCGACGCGTGCCAGCAGTTCGCGATCGATGGTGTCGAGCGCGATCTCGCCGAAGGCGCGCTGGAAGCGATCGTGCACGCGCCCGTCCAGGTCGTCGATAAAGGCCCACGAGCCCGGCATGAACCAGGACGAGACCGACTGCGCGCTCAGGCGCTGGTTCATCGCGATCAGCCCCAGCGCCTGGCGCCGGTACCAGTCCGGCGGCAGGTCCTGGCCGCGCTGCGCGGCCAGCGCGCGCTGCTGCGCGCCGGCACGCAGTTCGCCAAGCGCGGCCAGCAGTTCGGCATGGCGATGTCCCATCTGCCATGCCGCGACCAGCAGTCCCCCGGCCCACGCGCACAGCACGGCCATGCCGCCCCAGCGCAGCGCTCGGTGCACCAGCGGCCGCGCCAGCTGCTGCGAGCGCGATGGCCGCGTCAGCCCGTACTCCAGGAAGATCTTCTTCTCGAACAGGTCGCGCAGGAACGCCGGTTGCCGCATCAGCTCGTTGAGCAGGTCGGCGGACGAGCTGGCGCTGGCTGCCGGCGCCAGCTCCGGCGCGTGCGCATCCTCTGGCGCCAGTGCGTCAGGCTGCGCCGCACGCAGGCGCGGCGCGGCGAAGGCGGGTGCATGCGCCGCCAGCTCGCCGCTGTCGCCGGTCAGGTAGACGCCGCGCAGATAGAAGGGCTCGTGATAGGCGCTGGGCCGCAGCAGTTCGTCGACATAGCGCGTGAGCTGCCCGCGCATGGCTTCGATGCGCGCCGGCAGCAGCAGCGACTGGCAGGCATCCACCTCCTGCGCCCCTATCGCCAGCAGCTCGGCCACACCGTCCGACACCGCGCGCACCACGCCCGACATGGCCGCATCGATCCAGCCCGACTGGTAGGTGGCCGACAGGTCGTACGGCGAGGACCAGCCCAGCATGCCGGCGCGCATCGGCTCTGGCAGCGCGCGCGCAAAGTGCGCGAAGCCCGGCAGCGACTCACAGCCCGTCACCACCACATAGACCGCGAAACGCACCGCAAAGCGGTTCTGCGCCAGCCATAGCCGCCGGTGGGCCAGCTTGGCCCGGCGCACCAGCTCAAGCTGTGCGTCGGTGTCGTCGGCCAGCAGCATCGCCGCCGGCACCGTCACCACCACGCTGTCGAAGGGCCGTTGCGGGCGATAGCCGCGGCACAGGCCGAGGAACTCGTCCCAGGGCTTTTCATCGGTATCGTCGTCAGGCGAGCCCAGATAGGCCGCATTGATGTCGATGACCACGCCGCGGTCAAAGAAGTGCCATGAAATACCCTGCGTGGCGGCCGCATTGGCAGCGTCGGAGCCCAGCACGCTGGCCACGCCGGACTGAGCGATCGGCAGCGGCCGCGCATCCTCGCCCTCATTCAGGACCAGGATCCACGGAATGTTGTAGCGCTCGGCGCGCGAGGCGATATTGCCCTCGACCAGCTCGATCGCCTGGCGGAACGCGGTGCGCAGCGAATCGGTGCGCAGGCGCACGATCTTGCGCTCGGCCGCCGGCTTGGCGCGGGCCCGCTGCGCAGCGAAATACAGCACCGCGCCGAGCACGGCCAGCGCCACCAGCGTCAGCACGCCGATCGAAATCAGAAACAGGTTGCTGGTCAGCATGCGCCTGCCCCCCGGGCGCGGATGGGCTGCCGGCGCGTCATGGCGTGCCTCCGGCCACGGTGTCGGCCCGCAGCGCTTCGCGCACCGGCCAGGATTGCCACAGCCACGTCACCTCGGACAGCGCCAGCAGGGTGGCCAGGCCCAGCAGGAACACCACGGTCCAGCGCGTCAGCGTGGGCAGCTTGCGCGGCGCGATATGCGAGAGCGTGTGGGCGTACGCGGATTCGCTGAGCACGCGCTCGCGTCCGCCCAGGTCTGGCCGGCGTTGGTAGATGAACTCATACAGTTCCTCGCGCAGACTGCGCAGCCGCGCTTCGGCATCGGCGCCGCGAAAGCGCCCCTGGAAACCAAGCCCGAGCGTGAACAGGTACAGCCGTGCCAGGTTGCGGCGCGACGGCTCGCGGTCCAGCAGCAGCTGCTCGATACGGCGAAACACCTGGTCGCCTGCCACGTTGGTGCGGAACAGCGTCGATTCGAGCAGATGCCCATGCCACGCGGCGCGGCCGGCCCAATCGGCGTTCAGCAGGATTTCATCGGCGAGCACCGCCTTCAGGTAGCGGGCATCGGCCACGTCCTCCATCTCGAAGCGCGAGCTGTCGCGCCGCGATTGCAGGGTCTGCACTTCCAGCAGGTTCAGCAGCTGGCGGTTCATGCCTTGCGCGGCAGCTTCGCCGCTGAGGTCGGGTTGTTCGGAGAACCGCTCCTGCAGCTTGACGAGTTCATCCAGGAACGCCCGGAACTGCCCGGTGGCAAGATCGTCTTCCTCGGTTTCCGGTCGGTAGCGCGCCATAGTCTGTTTGCCTTGATAGTCTGCCGTCAGCCCTTGACGAACAGCAGCATTTCCTGCGGCCGCTGCACGCTGGCGCCTTCATTGGGATTGCCGATCACCATCGCCTCGTTGGCATGGACCAGCGCGGGATCGGCTTCGATCTCGAACAACAGGTAACCCGAGCCGGAACGCACCCCAAGGTCCTCGGCATGCTCGACCACACGGCGCACCGCGCCCAGCACGCGCCGCGTGCGCAGCGACGGGTAGACCGACTGCGAGCCCACCACAGCGCCCGACATCCAGGCCAGCAGGTCGCGCTCTGACTGCCCGCGCAGGCCCACCACCAGGCGCTCGCCGATCCAGTCCGGCTGCAGCACGATGTCGAACGCGCCGTGGCGGAACTCGAACTTGTGCTCGCGGTACTCTTCGCTGACCTCGGCCAGGGTCTCGCGCAGCGCGCGCAGCAGCGGCGTGAACACGGCCATGGGGTCGGCGTGTTCATAGTCGTCCGGCACCGGCGGCAGGCCGCCCGGCTTGAGCAGGCTGAGCGACCCCAGCACCGAGGCCAGCGCCAGGTAGAGTGCAAGCGGGTGCAGATGCGGCGTGCGCAACACCGCCTCCAGCAGCGGCAGCGCGGTCACCAGGCTGCGCAAGCGGTCCTTCAGTTCCAGCTGGGTCAGGCGGTCGTCCGCCCGGGATGACGGGATCGCGGTCTGCTTGGCCACGAACGCGGCCTTGCCGCGCAGCTGGGCCACCAGCGACGCCACCGCCGTCCACAGCGCGCTGCCGCGTGCCACCTCCAGCAACGGCGGCAGGCGGTCGCCGAGCCGCACGATCTCGTTGTCCTTGTAGACCGCGCCCAGGCACAGCGACACATGGAGCGGCGACGGCCTGGCGCCGGCATCGAGTGCCAGGCTTGGCAGCAGGCGCGGAATGTCGGCGGGCGGCGCTTCGGACACCTCATCCTCCACCGGGGCGCCCGCCACCGAGCGGAACCGCCGCACCTGCCCGTCCTTGCGGTTTGCGGCCGCCACCGGCAGGGTCAGGTAAAGCGCCAGCATGCCGCCGGCAAGCGCGTCGGCAAACGGCTCGAGCGCCAGCTCCAGCGGCGGCTGGCGGGCATCGTCGCGCGCGTAGGACACGGCAGTGCCGTCCGGCATGATGGCTTCGAGCTGCAGCACGCGCACCACGCCCGCCGGCAGCAGCCCGGCGTCGAACTCCAGCCGGCGCACGCCCCAGCCAAACGGTGCGGCCGCGAGTGTCTGCCACGCCACCAGCGAATCGAGCCGCCCGGCCAGCAGCTGGAGATGCTGGGGCGCCAGCAGCATGCCCTCATGCCATTCAACCCGATCGACCGGCAGCGCGCGCTCAGACATGGGGGGCTCCCGGGCCGTACGCGGCCGTGGCAGGAAAAACCAGGTTCATTTGGTCACAAGCACGGTAAAGGCGGCGCTGTCGAGCTGCACGGCAAGCGTGCCGTTGAATTGCTCGACGCGGGCGCGATGCGCGCCCGGCGCCTGGTAGTTGGCGAACACATAGGCCGCGGCGACGCGCGGCCCCTCCAGGTCTTCGGCCGGCACGTCCAGCCGCTGGCCGGGCACCAGTTCCCAGCTGCGATAACGCAGCCCGCTCGGATAGGTGCTGCCCAGGTCGCTGCGCCCGGCAAACCACTTGGCCGCGGGCAGGTCCGCCAGCCGGGCCTGCAGGGCCTCGTCGCTGACCAGCACCACGTCGACGGCCACCGGGCTGTTGCCGTTGGCATCCGCCGCCGCCGTCAGCGTGACTTGCTTCCATTTGACCTTGTCCCCCTTGAAGCCCAGCCATGAAGAGGCCGCGCAGCCCCCGAGCAGGCCAGCGAGCGCAGCCGCCGCCAGCAGCGTGCCGGCGCGGCGCAGGGATAAGAGATGCACGGGCGTCGTCATCATCAGACTCCTTCGTGGTTGCGGATGCGGCATCATTTCGCACCCACCCCGATGCCCATCAGCACGATCAGCAGACCGGCCAGCAGCGCGCAGGCGCTGGCCAGCGCCAGTTGCGCGCGCGTCAGCACCAGCCGCACCGCCGCGGCCTGTGCGGCGGGCAGCCGTGGGCCCGGCACGTGCGCGCGCCCATCCGCGCCCTCCATCCGCTGCGCCGCGACGCGTTCCATCGGCAGGCCCACCGACACCAGCGCAATCACCGCGCAGGTGCAGACCAGGCTCAAGGCATTGCGCGGCCCATCGCAGATCGGGTCGATCGCCAGCAGCAGCACTGCGGCTGCCTCAGCCGGCAACTGCAGCACCGACAGCGCAACGCCCGCATAGGCGATCGTTCCCAGGCCGCCCTGCCCCGCCGAGAGCCAGGCCGCGATGGTGGCGGCCATCGCGATCCATGCCACGTCGCCGGCGCCCACGGGGCGCCCGTACAGGTTGGCGACGAACACCGTGGCCAGCGCGAAGTACAGCGCCGAGCCCCCGCGCACGAACACCGCGCCCAGGGGCACCACCAGCTCCACCAGCCCGCGCGGAAAACCCAGCCGCGCGCTCATGGCCTCGATTGTGTGCGGGATCGGCGCGGTGGCGCTGCCTGAGGCCAGGCCGACCAGCATGGAGCCATTCAGCTCGGTCACCACCTGCGAGAACGGCAGCCGCGCGCAGGCGGCAATCGCGGCCGCGGCCACGCCGCTGAGCAGCAGGCAGAGCATCAGGAACGTGACCAGCACCCCGGCCATCGCGCCCATGGTGGCGCGGTCGGCATGCATCGACAGATGGGCCGCAAGCCCGAATGCCAGCACCGGGATCAGCAAGTTGGCGTGGGCGATGATCTGCTCGAAGGTGCGGTAGATCCCTTCGAACACATTGCTCAGCATGCCGGTCTGCTCGCGCGACAGCGCTGCGAAGGCAAGCCCGAACAGCAGCGCCCCGGTGAGCACGCCCAGCGTCTGGCCATGCGCCAGTGCGCGGTAGAAGTTGTCGGGAATGATGTTCCCGAGCGCGTGCGGCAGCTTGTCCGTATTGGCCTCTGCCTTGCCATGCAGGTCCACGCGCACCTCGCCGCCATCGGCCACGCCGCTGAGGATCAGCGCGCCAAGCTTTTCGCTGGCCTGTGCAGGGAGTTCCGCGCCCGGCGCGGTCAGCAGCCCCGCCAGCGCGCCGGCCAGCGCGCACACCCCCACCACCCCGGCAGCCGTGCCGAAGATGGCGCCGAAACGCGCCCCGGCGCGCGGCAGCGCCAGCACCTGGCGCAGGCCGAAGAAGGTGGCCACCACCAGCAGCGGCACCGCGGCCATGTTCACCACCGACAGGTAGAGCTGTCCGACCAGCCAGGCGAAGCGGCCCAGCGGCCCGGCCACGGTGCCGGCGAGCGCGCCCGCCACCAGGCACAAGAGCAGCCCGGGCACGCTGTGCGAGAGCCAGTTCAGGGCTTTCATGCGGCCTTGTTCCAGCCGCGCGCCAGCGCGAACGCCACCGTCGCCCGTGCCAGCTCGTTGGTGCTGTCGACCAGCATGAGCGGCGGCGCGGCCAGGCCGCGCGCCGCCACCGGGATTTCCGTGCAGCCCATGATCGCGGCGCCGACGCCGAGCGCCGCGATCCGCGCCAGCGCGCTGCCAAGCGCCTCGCCGGCCTGGTCCAGGGCGCCGGCCTTGACCGCCCGGATGCAGGCATCGACCTGCAGCTGCACCGGCTCCGGCGGCACCACCGCCGCGATCCCGCGCGCGTCGAGCGCTGCCTGGTAGATGCCGGAGGCCAGCGCACCGCGCGTGGCCAGGATGGCCACGCTGCCGGTATCGGCAGGCAAGGCCGCCACGCAGATCCGCGCGATATGCAGGATCGGCGCCGCGCTGTGCGCGCTCAGTTGCGCATACCAGTGGTGCGAGGTATTGCACGGGATCACCACCAGCCCCACCTGGTTGCGGTTGAGCAGCTCGATGCCGCGCAGCAGGTAGGGCAGCGGCAAGGCATCGCCAGCCAGGATCGAGCGCGAGCGGTCAGGAGTCTGCGGCAGGTGCGCCACCACCATCGGCAGGTGGTCCTGGTCACGCACGGCATCGGTAAGCCGAACCACGCGATCGAGAAAATCCACTGTCGCCAGCGGCCCCATGCCGCCCAGCACCCCGATCATGGTCATGCCAGTACTTCCGTTGTTCATATGAGCCGACCCTAAAGCTTCAGCGGCCGCGGGCAGATCACCGACACCGCCGCGGTATTGCCGACCACCAGGATCAGCGTGCGCAGCATGTCGCAGACCGGGTCGACGGCAAGGAAGAGAATGAATGCGGCCTCGAATGGCAGGCCAAGATAGGCACAGGTCATGCCGACCAGCGAAACGATCACCAGGCCCGTCATGCCGGCCGAAGCAAAGCCCGCCAGCACCGAGGCCAGCAGCACCGTGGCGAT harbors:
- the tssK gene encoding type VI secretion system baseplate subunit TssK; this encodes MSERALPVDRVEWHEGMLLAPQHLQLLAGRLDSLVAWQTLAAAPFGWGVRRLEFDAGLLPAGVVRVLQLEAIMPDGTAVSYARDDARQPPLELALEPFADALAGGMLALYLTLPVAAANRKDGQVRRFRSVAGAPVEDEVSEAPPADIPRLLPSLALDAGARPSPLHVSLCLGAVYKDNEIVRLGDRLPPLLEVARGSALWTAVASLVAQLRGKAAFVAKQTAIPSSRADDRLTQLELKDRLRSLVTALPLLEAVLRTPHLHPLALYLALASVLGSLSLLKPGGLPPVPDDYEHADPMAVFTPLLRALRETLAEVSEEYREHKFEFRHGAFDIVLQPDWIGERLVVGLRGQSERDLLAWMSGAVVGSQSVYPSLRTRRVLGAVRRVVEHAEDLGVRSGSGYLLFEIEADPALVHANEAMVIGNPNEGASVQRPQEMLLFVKG
- a CDS encoding dicarboxylate/amino acid:cation symporter; translated protein: MKALNWLSHSVPGLLLCLVAGALAGTVAGPLGRFAWLVGQLYLSVVNMAAVPLLVVATFFGLRQVLALPRAGARFGAIFGTAAGVVGVCALAGALAGLLTAPGAELPAQASEKLGALILSGVADGGEVRVDLHGKAEANTDKLPHALGNIIPDNFYRALAHGQTLGVLTGALLFGLAFAALSREQTGMLSNVFEGIYRTFEQIIAHANLLIPVLAFGLAAHLSMHADRATMGAMAGVLVTFLMLCLLLSGVAAAAIAACARLPFSQVVTELNGSMLVGLASGSATAPIPHTIEAMSARLGFPRGLVELVVPLGAVFVRGGSALYFALATVFVANLYGRPVGAGDVAWIAMAATIAAWLSAGQGGLGTIAYAGVALSVLQLPAEAAAVLLLAIDPICDGPRNALSLVCTCAVIALVSVGLPMERVAAQRMEGADGRAHVPGPRLPAAQAAAVRLVLTRAQLALASACALLAGLLIVLMGIGVGAK
- a CDS encoding aspartate/glutamate racemase family protein, whose product is MTMIGVLGGMGPLATVDFLDRVVRLTDAVRDQDHLPMVVAHLPQTPDRSRSILAGDALPLPYLLRGIELLNRNQVGLVVIPCNTSHHWYAQLSAHSAAPILHIARICVAALPADTGSVAILATRGALASGIYQAALDARGIAAVVPPEPVQLQVDACIRAVKAGALDQAGEALGSALARIAALGVGAAIMGCTEIPVAARGLAAPPLMLVDSTNELARATVAFALARGWNKAA